One window of Chionomys nivalis chromosome 10, mChiNiv1.1, whole genome shotgun sequence genomic DNA carries:
- the Plek2 gene encoding pleckstrin-2, producing MEDGVLKEGFLVKRGHIVPNWKARWFILRQNTLLYYKLEGGRRVTPPKGRILLDGCTITCPCLEYENRPLLIKLKTRTSTEYFLEACSREERDSWAFEITGAIHAGQPGKVQQLHIQKNSFKLPPHISLHRIVDKLHDSSSGIRPCPNMEQGSTYKKTFLGSSLVDWLISSNFAASRLEGVTLASMLMEENFLRPVGVRSMGAIRSGDLAEQFLDDSTALYTFAESYKKKVSSKEEISLSTMELSGIVVKQGYLSKQGHKRKNWKVRRFVLRKDPAFLHYYDPSKEENRPVGGFSLRGSLVSALEDNGVPTGVKGNVQGNLFKVITKDDTHYYIQASSKAERAEWIEAIKKLT from the exons ATGGAGGACGGCGTGCTCAAGGAGGGCTTCCTCGTGAAGAGG GGCCACATTGTCCCCAACTGGAAGGCACGATGGTTTATCCTTCGGCAGAACACACTCCTGTATTACAAGCTAGAGGGTGGCCGGCGAGTGACCCCACCCAAGGGAAGGATCCTTCTCGATGGCTGCACCATCACCTGCCCCTGCTTGGAGTATGAAAACCGGCCG cTTCTCATTAAACTGAAGACCCGAACTTCCACTGAGTACTTCCTGGAGGCCTGTTCTCGAGAGGAGAGGGACTCCTGGGCCTTTGAGATAACAGGGGCTATCCACGCAGGGCAGCCGGGGAAGGTCCAGCAACTCCACATACAGAAAAACTCCTTCAAGTTGCCCCCCCACATCAGCCTGCA TCGAATTGTGGACAAGCTGCATGACAGCAGCAGTGGAATTCGGCCGTGTCCCAACATGGAGCAGGGAAGCACCTACAAAAAGACCTTCCTGG GCTCCTCGTTGGTGGACTGGCTCATCTCCAGCAACTTTGCAGCCAGCCGTCTGGAGGGCGTGACCCTGGCCTCCATGCTTATGGAAGAGAACTTCCTCAGGCCAGTTGGGGTCCGGAGCATGGGAGCTATTCGCTCCGGGGATCTGGCCGAGCAGTTTCTGGATGACTCCACAGCCCTGTACACTTTT GCTGAAAGCTACAAGAAGAAGGTCAGCTCCAAGGAGGAGATCAGTCTCAGCACCATGGAGTTAAGTGGCATAGTGGTCAAGCAAGGCTACCTATCCAAGCAG GGGCACAAGAGGAAAAACTGGAAGGTGCGCCGATTTGTTCTGAGGAAGGATCCAGCTTTCCTGCACTACTACGACCCTTCTAAA GAAGAGAACAGGCCGGTAGGTGGGTTTTCTCTTCGTGGGTcccttgtgtctgctctggaggaTAATGGTGTTCCTACTG GAGTTAAAGGGAATGTCCAAGGAAATCTCTTCAAAGTGATTACGAAGGACGACACACACTATTATATCCAGGCCAGTAGCAAGGCTGAGCGAGCAGAGTGGATTGAAGCTATCAAGAAGCTAACATGA